The following DNA comes from Ardenticatenales bacterium.
CCATCTTCCCCGTAACATGGCGGCAGATACACGCGAAAACGACGCTGTGGACCATCCACCAGGCTCGTATAGATACCCGACGCCACGCGACCCGCGCCGGCGCAGAGGGGCGTCGCGGTGGGGGACGGCGTAACGGTCCAGGTGGGGCGCGGCGTGCGCGTGGGCGTGGGCGGCAGCGTGGTCGGTTGGGCAGGCGTGGCGTCGGGCGTGCGCGTGGCGGCCTGGAGAGGGGGCGTAGCCGCCAACGCCGCCAGCGTGGGCATCCCCGCGTTCACGGGCAGGCAGGCCACAGCGCCCACAACGCTGATGAGGCACAGCAGCCACAAAGAGGATGAAAATAAGCCGGTTGATTTCAAGAGTTATTTTTTTTCAAGCCGCCTACCAGGGGGAAGGACTGGGGGGTTCCTTCTGTAGTTGCTTGAAAGCGGCCTGCCAGGTGATGGGCTTGCGCGTCATAGTTTTCAGTTCAATGTCGGAGAAGTAGGGGAGCATTTCCGCCAGCAACCCGGGCAGCAGGTCCCAGGCCTCGTTGCGGATAACGTCCTCCAGATTATGGGCCATTTCTTTGCTCCACTCCCACTCCCGCAAAAAACGCTCTGACTTCATCCAATAGCCCCGTTTTTCCCACGCCTGCGTGGTCTGCTCCACGCCTTCATTGATTTCGCGCAGGCAGAAGACGATGTGCGCGGCCATGTCCTTTGCTTCCGCGTCCATTTTCGGCTTCTGCATCAGGTGGCGCAGGATTTCGGCAATCGTGCGGCGGTTCTGATTGCGCACTTTGGTGGGATTGTTGGTATTGATAACACGGCTCATGCTGTTTCCTTCGAGAATAGACGGTGGCGCGATGGGTGGTTGGGTATGGTTTGTTGGCGGTTGAACCACTTAAGAACGGAAATCAGATAACAACGAAGTTGTTTCCTTACCGTTCCTGCAAACTGACGATGCAATTCCGTACTCTATTTCATCGCCAGTCCTTAATCGATGTTTGCCAGGATACCTGCCCGACCACCATTTTCCGCTGCTTGTCCATGGTTGGTAACTGCCGGGCCAGATTGGTCCAATCTCCAGAGAGCGTTAGTAGTTACCATATGTTGTTTGTTTTGACGTCGTCAGCGCGGAATGATAGCACACACGTTCCAGAGCGTAAAACGGTATTTGCCACGAACCCAACAGGCAACTGCCAACCGCCAAGTGCAAAAGGAAGGCGATTGTGTTGGTCAGGATGGCGGCGACAAAGGTATAATGCGTATAGTTCAGTTTTTCCGTATGTATGCGAAACAAGGGGCACTCTCATGCGCATAAGTAATGAAGTTTTGGGACTTATTTTGGGTGGTGGACGGGGCACACGCCTGTCTCCGTTGACCCGGGAACGATCAAAACCTGCCGTGCCGCTGGCGGGGCGGTATCGTTTGATTGATATTCCGATGAGCAACTGCTTTAATGCCGGCATTGACAAAATCGCCATCCTCACCCAATTCAACTCCGTCTCCCTACACCGCCACATCTACAACACCTACGTCCGCGACGTATTCTCCAAAGGCTGGGTGCAAATCTGGGCCGCCGAGCAAACACCCACCAGCGCGGATTGGTATCAGGGCACTGCCGACGCCGTGCGCAAACAAATTATCGAAATCCGCTCCGCCGACGTCAAATACATCCTCGTCCTGGCCGGCGACCACCTGTACCGCATGGACTACGCCGAATTCCTCCAATACCACGTAGACAAGGGCGCCGACATCTCCGTAGCCGTGCAACCCGTGCCTCACAAGGATGCCTCCCAGTTAGGCATTCTCAAGCTCAACCCCGACGGCCAGATCAGCACCTTCCGCGAAAAACCGAAAACCGCCGCCGAGTTGGCGGGCATGGAAAGCGGCAGCAACCCAGACAAGCCGTACATGGCTTCCATGGGCATCTATGTCTTCAACCTGGATGTACTGCTGGCGTTGCTGGAAAACGAAGGGGCTGACGACTTCGGCCACGACATCATTCCCGGCGCGTTGAGTACGCATCGCGTCATGGGGTTCCAGTTTGACGGCTATTGGGCCGATATTGGCACGATTCGTCGCTTCTACGAGGTCAATCTGCAATTGACCCAGCCCAACGCCGCTTTCAACTTTTACGACGCCGACCGTCCCATCTATACACGCCCCCGTTTTCTACCAGGAACGACCATGCAAGGACGAGAAATGGAAAACGTGCTGCTGGGGGATGGCTCCTTGATTGCCCATGCCTCGCTGCATAACTCCGTCATCGGTTTGCGCAGCGTTATTGGCGACAACGTCGTCATCCGCGAGTCCGTCCTCATGGGAGCGGATTACTACGAATCTGACGCGGACCGGGCGGAGAATCGTCGCCTGGGTCGGCCGGATATTGGCATTGGGGATGATACGGTGATTGAAGGCGCGATTATTGATAAAAATGCGCGCATTGGCAAGGGGGTGCGTATTCGCATAGACACCACCCGCCCGGATTCGGAATCAGAGAACTGGGTGGCGCGTGATGGCCTGGTGATTATCCCCAAAAACGCCATCTTGCCCGATGGCATGGTGATTTAACGGTCGGGCATGGTGTAAATCTGACCGGTCTTCGTCAGTGAACTTCGCCGGTCTTCAAGGCAACTACTTGGTAGCCGTCCGAAAACAACTTCACGTTTTCGTCGCACGGCCACTGACAGGCTATCCGCTGTCCACACATTTCCACTCAATTGCGGACAGCCACTTAGGGCTGACGATGAAATAAAGTACGGAATTGCATCGTCAGTTTGCCGGAACGGTATTTAATTCCGTCCCTTAGTGAGTGTCCAGAAGTCAGTTCTCCCCAAGATTGGTTCATTCTCCAAGAATGAATCGATCTGAAGCGGAGTGGAGGCTTCAGCCGACCTACGTATGGCGGTTTGACCCGGCTAAAGCCGCGACTCCGGCCACCGTATGTGGATTTCGCCAGACGCCAGTAACTATCAATCCAGGGTTGCCAACCAGTCGGCGGCGGCTTCGGGGGTGCTAAACGTCTGCTCCAGGTGGGCGTAAACGGCGGCTATTTCCTCATCGCTCTGAATGAGGGCCGGGAACCAGCCGTAATCGGGGTTGGGCGGGCGCACGGCTCCGCACATGCCGTTTTGTTTGGCGCGGGGGAACTGCCAGATAACCCAGGCGAATAGCTGGGCAAAAGAAAGCTGCGTTGGGCCCCGTGCCCGGAGGGAAAGCCCTTCTACCGTTTTGTACTCTTTGTTCATTCCTGGTCTCGTTGGAAGTGAGCGGCCGGCAAAGCCGCATGGCATACCTGCGCATTATAGTCCGCTATCCTTTTCTGGCAAAACGGAAAAGGGGCGCTTATGTGGACGGGAGGGCTTCTTTCGGCAGCAGCAGATCCAGGACGGCTTCCGTATCCAGCAGATTCTCCAGCAAGTGGTCGGGCTTGTATTGGGCGAGGGTGGCCGGGGTGTAGCGACCCGTGGCGACGGCGACGGCGGTGGCGGTGGCGCCGCGGGCGCAGAGGATGTCGGCGGGGGTGTCGCCGATGATGGTGGTGTTGCCGGCATGAAACAAGTGACCCGTGACCTGGGTGGCTCGCTGCATGGCAATAGCCGGCAGCAGATTACGGTCGGCTGCGTCGGAGCCATAGGCGCCCAGGCGGAATTGAGCGGGATCGATGCCCGCGCCGGTCAGTTTCAGGGGGGCCGTGGCGGCGATGTTGCCGGTGAGCAGGCCCAGCACCGCGTCGGGGCGCTGCTGGAGCGCGGCGAGCAGCGCGAGGACACCGGGGCAGGGGGCCAGCCCATTTTCTGGCTTGAAGACCTGATGCCCTTTGACGACCATGTGCCGGTAGACGAGGGGGAGTTTTTCGGCGATTTGGGCGGGGGGAATGCCGGCAGCCGTGAGTAGATCGGTGATGATTTGCGGGTCCGTTTTGCCGGCCATGTGGTACTGCTCCGCCGGCCCTGTTGTGCCAAAGATCTGCTCCAGGGCGGACAGGATCGCTGTCCGCCCGGTGCGGTTGGCATAGATAAGGGTTCCGTCAATGTCGAAAAGGAGCAGGCGCATATCAGGAAGCGGGTGGCCAGATGGCCTGTAGGCGTGACCAGAGTGTGGAATCGGGGCAGGCGGGGCGTGGGGGCAGCGGTTGGCCGACGGCGAGGCCGCGGCTGGCGAGGATGGTCTTGATGGCCCCGATACGTTGACCTGCCGGCATAACATCCAGCAACCGGTTGATTATTTGTTGTATTTGTCGTGCCGTGGCCCAATCCCCGCTGCGCGCGGCGGCGGCGAGCGCTACGAAGGGTTCCGGCATGGCCGTGGCCAGACCGCTGATCAGGCCGCGCGCGCCCAGGGCCAGTAATCCGAGGGCGATGCGTTCGTTGCCGGCATAAACGGCCACATGCGGCGCGGCATCAATCAGTTGGCGTACGACCTGGGCGTCGGCGCGGCTGCTCTTCACGCCGGCCAGGTTGGGGACGGTATCCGCCAGCATGCCCAGCAAGCGTGGCGTGACGCCGTTGACGGCCATGTGTGGGATGTCGTAGAGGAGCAGGGGGATGTCGGGGATGGCGTCGGCGATGGCCTGGAAGTAGGCGGCGAGGGCGTCGTCGGGGAGGGGGTAGAAGGTGGGCGTGATCACGACGACGCCGTCCGCACCGATGCCGGCAGCGTGCTGGGCCAGGGTGAGGGTGTCGGTGGTGTTGTTTGTGCCGGCATGAACCAGTACCGGAACCCGCCCCGCTGCCGCCGCGACGGCTGCCTCGTGCAGCATCCGCCGTTCCGCCAGGGGGAGCAGGAGTCCTTCACCCGTTGTGCCGCCGGCGAAAATGCCGGCAACGCCCAGATCAATCAGCCACGTTACCAGCCGCGCCACCTCCGCCGTGTCAACGCGCCCGTCCCCACGCAGCGGCGTCGCCATAGCTGGCGTCACCCCCAAAAACAAGCGCCCATTCAAAGCATTCACCTGCGCCGACATAGAGCCTCCGGGAATAGTGAATAGTGGGTGGTGGGCAGTGGATAGTTGACAGTTGGTAGTTGGTGGTGGCACTCGCCACTTGCCACTTGCCCCTCGCAACTCGCCACTTGCCACCCGCTGCCCTACAAGTACATTGCTTCCGCTTCGCCAACAACGTGCTCGAAAATCTGCAGACCCTCGTCCAGCAGATGCCGCGGGATATTCAGCGGCGGCGTCAGGCGAATGGTGTTTTCGCCGCAGGGCAGCAGCAGCAACCCTTCGGCAAAACCACGCTGCACGACATGGTTACGCAGTTGCGCACCCCGCTTTTTTGTCTCGCGGTCGGTGACGAATTCAATCCCTACCATCAAACCACGCCCGCGCACCTGGCCGATGCTGGGGTGTTTCGTCTCCATTTCCGCCAGCGCATCCAGGATGTAGTTTCCCGATTCCGTGGCACGTTCCAATAGCCCTTCTTCCTCAATGACTTGCAGCGTGGCCGCGGAAGCCGCCACGGCCACGGGATTGCCGCCGAAGGTGCTGCCGTGCGCGCCCGATTTCCAGGCCATGACCTCGTCGCGGGCGATGATGCCGCCCAATGGCATGCCGCTGGCGACGCCTTTGGCGAAACAGACGATGTCCGGTTCCACGTCCTCATGTTCAATGGCCCACCAGCGGCCCGTGCGTCCGGCCCCGCTCTGGACTTCGTCTACCATGAGGAGAATGCCGTGGCGGTCGCAAAGCTGGCGCAGACGGGGGAAGAAGCCGGGGGTAGGGATGACGTAGCCGCCTTCGCCCTGAATGGGTTCGATGAGAATGCCGGCAATATCCTGCGGCGACACGACCATACGGAACAACTCATTTTCCAGATAATCCAGAATCGTGTCCCCATAATGCTCCCCGTTGTGCGAGACCAGCACCGGGCGATACTCGTTCGGGTAAGGCAGATGGTGTACGGGAACCATCAACTGATAGTTCGCCCGCTGTACCGTCTTGCTAGACGTAAACGAAAGCGAGCCAAGCGTACGCCCATGGAAAGCTCCCGTGAAGCCAATGAAACGGCTGCGCTTTGTTTTGTAACGCGCCAGCTTGATCGCCGCTTCCACCGCTTCCGTGCCCGAATTGCCAAAATAGATGCGCGTGTGGTCGGACATGGGGGCGATCCGCTGCAACTGCTCCGCCAGGTCCACCGCATTTGGATAGTAAAAGTCATGCAGGCAAATGTGCCAGAACTTATCGACCTGCTGCCGCACGGCTTCCACGACCTTCGGATGACGATGCCCAACGTTCAGCACGGCTACGCCGGCCATGAAGTCGATATAACGCCGCCCGTCAACATCCCACACCTCGGAGCCGAGGGCATGATCGACGACCAGCGGATATTCGCGGTGATAAGATGTTGCCAGGGCGTCATGGTCACGGGCAATCACCGCCTGTGCGATTGGACCGACGCCATTGATATTGGGTTCCATGGAAGCCTCCTCTAAAAAAGTTGGTGACTATACAGGTCATCTGCCCAGATTGGACCAATTTGCTCTGGTTGAATCTTATTGATGTCTACAAAATTGGTCCAATCTCTCGGAGACGTGAATAGTTACAAAAGTTGATAGTTGACTATTCACAGCCACCTTCCTGGAAGTTGTGATAAGACGATTCTGGCCTGAGCGCGAGCTTCCAGGAAGGTTTGTTGGATTTCCATATCTTCCTGGAAGCTGTGATGAGACGACTCTGGCTTGAGCGCGAGCTTCCAGGAAGGTTTGCTGGGCAACAAATCCATCATTTCACACGTGAGCGGACAAAAGCCCAGGTACGCGGCACTGCTCCCCGGCCACGCTGCTGCGTGCAAGGCGTGGATAGGCAGCCAGCGCACAAAGCTGCCGTGGTCTGTTCCGGCGTGTTCTGTTGTCGGTAGAGCGTGTGACAAAAGGCCGAGGTTAGGAAAGGACCGTCTGGCAGCGGCGGCGCGGGATTATGGCTGCACGCCCGTCAGTTGTCATCAGATTCCAATGAAAAAGTGAGCGGGTAGCCTTCAAGCTGAGCGGCGAAATGCGCTTTGCCCACCCGTCGCTGCGCTTCTTTTTGCGGCAAAACAGCCACGAGTGCAAGCCCCATTGAGTGCGCGATGTAGGTGACGAGTTCGGCGGCCACGGGCGACAGTTGGAAGATAGTTTGCAGGATCATAATCACAAAATCATAGGGGGTCACATCGTCGTTGTGGATGACAACTTTCCAGCTACCATTGGCAGCGTCTGTGTCGCTGAGACCCAGGTCTTGTTCGATTGCTTCTTCAACGTCAGTTTGCAGTAGCATCTCAAGCATCGTACACCATTTTCATAGATCAATTCTACCTTAACATCAAGCATGTGCATAATAGCGTGCTTCATTTCAAAAGTGGGATTTCGCAGAATGTGCCTGACTTCCGTCCCTCATTTACGGATAGTATAATGGCCGTCAACTACGCCTGCGAGGACAGCACATTAACTTGCACCAAAGCGCCAACCTGCCTGGACGCAAGCAATTGATAACGGAAGACAACAGATTCACCCACGGGCAATCGGACACTGTTGATTCCACATCTGCCACGACCCGCCGACATTAAACCCGTATGTGCGGAGGTCAAAAAGGATCGACCAATTCTAACAAGTCATCCAACATGATATAATGAAGAGCATCAAGTAATAGGAGAGGCGATCAAGATGAAAACAAGAATTATGGGACGTTATGTAGTCACTGATCCGGAAATATGTCACGGTAAACCAATCTTTCGCGGAACTCGAATTTTGGTTGCTGATGTTTTGGAACAAGTTGCTGATGGGCTGGCCTGGGAAACGATCATTGAGGAGTGGCGCGGCAGCATTTCTCATGAGGCCATTGCGGAAGCGGTTAGATTATCAAGACAGGCATTTCTCGATAATGCAAACAAATACGCATTTGGGTCGATGGCGGCGTGAATATCCTGGATGAGAACATTATTGATAACCAGCGCCGCCTGTTGAGTAGCTGGCGCATACGTGTCTATCAAATCGGGTTTGAGGTCGGGCGAAAAGGAATGAATAATCGTAGCGTGCCCATGCCGGCATCTCCCTAAAGCGCCCTGACATAAGCATAAGCGCCGCTCTTCGATTGTGCCGGCATCTCCTGCCCATCAACAGGGAGTAAAGCAGAAAACACCACCCGTTTGTAGCTATTTTGTTGTGTTGTTGTGGTGGATGACAATGCGGAAAGGAGGCTCGTGGATTGCTTCCTGGATAGTTTCTTCTTGTACTTCTTCCAGGATGTCGGGACTGACTGTTTGCGTACTCATCACCTGGAATTATAGGCGGGCGGCGGCTGCTTGACAATGGGGGAAACGGGCGGCCGGTTATGGCGGACACGGTTCCAGGCTGGCATGACGAGTGGGAAACGACGCCGCAAAGCGGGGCGACATCGATTAACCTCACCCAAATTCGCGGTATAGTGACAAATGTCATTGACAGTCCGTGCTTTTTGTGACTGGTGTATCGACGCGGTTGGCAATACGCTGTCACCACCTGTTTTTTTCGCGGGGTATTCTCAGTTTGCCACATCCCTCTCTGCGTAAACATCACCGGGAAGTAACGGCTAAGGGGGCATCCGTTCATAAAGGCTTCGCTCGGGACGGATGCGCTTGAAGGGTTCCTCCTATGCTTTGGAAAGTCCATAGTTAATTTCGAGCGAACCCTAAGCCAGATTAGCCCCATTTTCTCTGGCGAAAATGACCATTGAGCGCGTGAAATTGGTCTAATCTCCAGAGAGCGTTAGTAATTACACCGGGAAGACTTGCCCATCACGGTTCCTCTAGCTTTTGTATGATTCGTTGCCATTGCCGCGGTGTAATTCCAACGATGATCATGTGACAATTAACCGAATACTATCCAGGAGGTGACGGATGCCACCCATTCTCGAAGTCAACAATCTTGTAAAAAAGTACGGCGAGGCCACCGTCGTCAAAGGTATCAACTTTCAGGTTGAGCAGGGTGAGATATTCGGCCTGTTGGGACCGAATGGCGCCGGCAAAACGCAAACCATTTCCATGATCACGGGCGTCATCCCGCCTACTGCCGGCACAGCCCGCATTGACGGACACGACATACTCACCGATGCCGCCGCCGCGAAGCAAATTAGCGGTCTTGTACCCCAGGATTTGGCCCTGTACCCCGCCCTCAGCGCGCGCGCCAACCTCAACTTCTTCGGGCGTATCTACGGGCTGCGCGGGCAGCCCCTGAAAGAGCGCGTGGAAGACGTGCTGCACGTGGTTTCCCTGACTGAGCGCGCCGACGAGCCGGTGGAGAACTACTCCGGCGGCATGAAACGGCGCGTGAACATTGCCGCCGGCCTGGTACACCAGCCCCGGCTCCTTTTCCTGGATGAGCCAACCGTGGGCGTGGACCCGCAAAGCCGCAACCAGATATTTGAGAGCGTCCTGCGCCTTAATCGGGAGCGGGGGATGAGCATCATCTACACCAGCCATTACATGGAGGAGGTGGAGTTGCTCTGCAAGCGGGTGGCGATCATTGACCAGGGGCGGATCATTGCCCTGGATAGCATCCGCAACCTGATTGACTCCCTGGGCGGAGGTATTTTACAAATCGGGTTGTCGCAGGCGGACGATGACTTGCTGCGCCAGTTGACGGCGCTGCCCGCCGTCCGTCAGGCGCGCCTGGAAAGCGGGGGCGCTGACGGTGCATCCGCGACGGGCATGACGCCAATGGTGCGGATCGAGACGGAGAACAGCCAGACGGCCCTGGTCAACGTATTTGAGTTTCTCAACCAGCGGGATATTCCCATTATCTCTCTGGACATCCACGAGCCAAACCTGGAAACCGTTTTCCTGCAACTCACCGGTAAGAAACTGCGGGAATAGCCGCTGCACAGTCGGCATCCACCATCAGAAATCCGGGAGGCAACGTGATGAAAGTTCTAAGCATTACGCTGAAAGACATACAACTGGCGCTCAAAGATTCGGGAGCCATTGTCTACCTGTTTTTGCTGCCTTTGATCTTCATCTTTCTTTTCGCGGGGGGTTTGAACGTTTTGGCCGGTGATGGCGGAGAGGAGGGGGGAGCGGCGGAGAGGATTCCCCTGCCGGTGGTAAATGAAGACGGCGATGGCGCACTGGCGCAAACGTTTCTGCAAAAACTGGCCGATGCGGGGAGCGTCAGTGTCCAGCCGATCACCCTGGAGGAAGCGCGGGCGCAGTTAGATACGCGACGCATTGCCCATGTCCTGCTTATTCCAGCGGGTTTTTCGGCTGACTTTGCCGCGGGCGTGCCCACGCAACTGCGCTTGATCAACTATCCTGCCGCGGACATCAATGAGACGGAGGCGCTGCGCCTGGCTGTGGATGGCGTGGCGCAACGTCTGGCGTTGGAGCAGCAGCTCGTTGCCAGTCTGGAGCAGATGGGCGCAATGCAGGCAGCGGCGGAGCCGACAAGTCAGACATTTGCGACGGAGCGGATTGTGGCGCAGGCGCGCGGCCAGTTTGCCCGCGCTCAAACGCGACCATTGGTGTCACTGACGGCGGTGGAGCCGGGCAGCATGGTCGCCAGCGTGGAACTGCCGGATTTTGGCTCTGTGCAGTTGAAAGTGCCCGGTTTTGCCGTGCTGTTTGTGTTTTTGACGGCGCAGGCGGTGGCGCGCTCGATTTATGATGAGAAAAAGTATGGCAGTTTTCGCCGCCTACTGGCCGCGCCGTTGGGCAAGATGCGCCTGTTGTTGGGGAAGATGGCGACGAATTTCCTGATCGTCTTGATTCAGTTTGGCGTCTGTTTTGCTGTGGGAATCTTTTTGCTGCCACTGGTGGGACTGGATCGGCTGACGTTGGGGCATGATCCGCTGGCGTTGCTGCTATTGTGCGCGCTGGTGGCTTTGTGTTCGACGAGCATGGGGGTGTTGATTGCGGCGCTGGCGCGCACGGAGAATCAGATTGGTGGCCTGAGTACGGTGATGATCTGGGGGACGGGTATTCTGGGGGGGGCGATGGTCCCCGCCTTTTTCCTGGGCGATTTCTTGAATACGGTGGCGAAGGCCGTGCCGCAATACTGGGCAATCGATGGGTTTTACCGGCTATTGGTGTTGGGGCAGGGGGGAGCGGAGGTGATGCCGGCATTTCTCGCGCTCCTCGGCTTCTCTATCCTGTTCTTTGGCCTGGGCATGTGGCGCTTCGACTTCAACTGAGGGAGAGAGAAAAATGAACTGGCTCAACAACACATTGGCCATTGCCGGGAAGGAATTGCAGGTACTCGCCCACGACCGGGGTGCACTGGCCCTCCTGTTTCTCCTTCCCCTGCTGATCACCGGGCTGGTCGGCGCCCCCCAGATCATCAACTGGCGCTCAAATTCGGGAGAACAGCCGGCTATTTCATTGCGACTGGCCCTGTACAACGACGACGCAGGCCCCTACGGCGCGGAAGTCGTCTCCGCGTTGCAAGGGGTAGACGTGCTGCAAGTGGAACTGGCCGAGCAGACGGCTGCCGTTGACGAGCGCGTGACCAATCGGGACGTGGACGCGGGCGTGGTTATTCCGTCTGATTTTAGCCAGCAGATAGACGCCTACACGCCCACGACGGTGCAGTTGATTATTGATCCGGGGCAGACGCAGATTGCCGGCATTTTCACCGGCATCCTGGATAGCGTTCTCGCGGAAATTAACCTGGTGGGCGAAATCCGCTATGGCATTCACACCGTGATGGAGGAAGCCGGCGTCCTCGTGGACGCCAGCCCGGCCATGCAACAGGCCGTGGAAGCGC
Coding sequences within:
- a CDS encoding glucose-1-phosphate adenylyltransferase is translated as MRISNEVLGLILGGGRGTRLSPLTRERSKPAVPLAGRYRLIDIPMSNCFNAGIDKIAILTQFNSVSLHRHIYNTYVRDVFSKGWVQIWAAEQTPTSADWYQGTADAVRKQIIEIRSADVKYILVLAGDHLYRMDYAEFLQYHVDKGADISVAVQPVPHKDASQLGILKLNPDGQISTFREKPKTAAELAGMESGSNPDKPYMASMGIYVFNLDVLLALLENEGADDFGHDIIPGALSTHRVMGFQFDGYWADIGTIRRFYEVNLQLTQPNAAFNFYDADRPIYTRPRFLPGTTMQGREMENVLLGDGSLIAHASLHNSVIGLRSVIGDNVVIRESVLMGADYYESDADRAENRRLGRPDIGIGDDTVIEGAIIDKNARIGKGVRIRIDTTRPDSESENWVARDGLVIIPKNAILPDGMVI
- a CDS encoding HAD family hydrolase; this translates as MRLLLFDIDGTLIYANRTGRTAILSALEQIFGTTGPAEQYHMAGKTDPQIITDLLTAAGIPPAQIAEKLPLVYRHMVVKGHQVFKPENGLAPCPGVLALLAALQQRPDAVLGLLTGNIAATAPLKLTGAGIDPAQFRLGAYGSDAADRNLLPAIAMQRATQVTGHLFHAGNTTIIGDTPADILCARGATATAVAVATGRYTPATLAQYKPDHLLENLLDTEAVLDLLLPKEALPST
- a CDS encoding dihydrodipicolinate synthase family protein, producing MSAQVNALNGRLFLGVTPAMATPLRGDGRVDTAEVARLVTWLIDLGVAGIFAGGTTGEGLLLPLAERRMLHEAAVAAAAGRVPVLVHAGTNNTTDTLTLAQHAAGIGADGVVVITPTFYPLPDDALAAYFQAIADAIPDIPLLLYDIPHMAVNGVTPRLLGMLADTVPNLAGVKSSRADAQVVRQLIDAAPHVAVYAGNERIALGLLALGARGLISGLATAMPEPFVALAAAARSGDWATARQIQQIINRLLDVMPAGQRIGAIKTILASRGLAVGQPLPPRPACPDSTLWSRLQAIWPPAS
- a CDS encoding acetyl ornithine aminotransferase family protein, with translation MEPNINGVGPIAQAVIARDHDALATSYHREYPLVVDHALGSEVWDVDGRRYIDFMAGVAVLNVGHRHPKVVEAVRQQVDKFWHICLHDFYYPNAVDLAEQLQRIAPMSDHTRIYFGNSGTEAVEAAIKLARYKTKRSRFIGFTGAFHGRTLGSLSFTSSKTVQRANYQLMVPVHHLPYPNEYRPVLVSHNGEHYGDTILDYLENELFRMVVSPQDIAGILIEPIQGEGGYVIPTPGFFPRLRQLCDRHGILLMVDEVQSGAGRTGRWWAIEHEDVEPDIVCFAKGVASGMPLGGIIARDEVMAWKSGAHGSTFGGNPVAVAASAATLQVIEEEGLLERATESGNYILDALAEMETKHPSIGQVRGRGLMVGIEFVTDRETKKRGAQLRNHVVQRGFAEGLLLLPCGENTIRLTPPLNIPRHLLDEGLQIFEHVVGEAEAMYL
- a CDS encoding ATP-dependent Clp protease adaptor ClpS, encoding MLEMLLQTDVEEAIEQDLGLSDTDAANGSWKVVIHNDDVTPYDFVIMILQTIFQLSPVAAELVTYIAHSMGLALVAVLPQKEAQRRVGKAHFAAQLEGYPLTFSLESDDN
- a CDS encoding DUF433 domain-containing protein; the protein is MKTRIMGRYVVTDPEICHGKPIFRGTRILVADVLEQVADGLAWETIIEEWRGSISHEAIAEAVRLSRQAFLDNANKYAFGSMAA
- a CDS encoding ATP-binding cassette domain-containing protein; this translates as MPPILEVNNLVKKYGEATVVKGINFQVEQGEIFGLLGPNGAGKTQTISMITGVIPPTAGTARIDGHDILTDAAAAKQISGLVPQDLALYPALSARANLNFFGRIYGLRGQPLKERVEDVLHVVSLTERADEPVENYSGGMKRRVNIAAGLVHQPRLLFLDEPTVGVDPQSRNQIFESVLRLNRERGMSIIYTSHYMEEVELLCKRVAIIDQGRIIALDSIRNLIDSLGGGILQIGLSQADDDLLRQLTALPAVRQARLESGGADGASATGMTPMVRIETENSQTALVNVFEFLNQRDIPIISLDIHEPNLETVFLQLTGKKLRE
- a CDS encoding ABC transporter permease; the encoded protein is MKVLSITLKDIQLALKDSGAIVYLFLLPLIFIFLFAGGLNVLAGDGGEEGGAAERIPLPVVNEDGDGALAQTFLQKLADAGSVSVQPITLEEARAQLDTRRIAHVLLIPAGFSADFAAGVPTQLRLINYPAADINETEALRLAVDGVAQRLALEQQLVASLEQMGAMQAAAEPTSQTFATERIVAQARGQFARAQTRPLVSLTAVEPGSMVASVELPDFGSVQLKVPGFAVLFVFLTAQAVARSIYDEKKYGSFRRLLAAPLGKMRLLLGKMATNFLIVLIQFGVCFAVGIFLLPLVGLDRLTLGHDPLALLLLCALVALCSTSMGVLIAALARTENQIGGLSTVMIWGTGILGGAMVPAFFLGDFLNTVAKAVPQYWAIDGFYRLLVLGQGGAEVMPAFLALLGFSILFFGLGMWRFDFN